The region GACAGCGCGTTCAGCCACTCGAGATCGTCGGACTGCTTCGCCACCGCCTGGAACACGTAGCCGAGTACGGCGACCGCCGCCGCGACCCCGGTCGCCCAGGCCTTGCGACCGGTCAGGGCGCCCGCGAGGAGTCCTGCCATCGCGCTGAGGAAGGCGAGTCCGGTGAGTGCGAGCGAGGCTCCGGCGATGTGGGGAGGATGGATGCCCAGCTCCGCAGGACCGTTCAGAGCGAGCACGACAGCACCCGAGAAGGCGCCGAGCCAGAGCAGTCGCACGAGCACCGCGAGCGCCGACTCGGCCGCGTACTGCGCGCGCCCGATGCCGTGGGCGAGGTCGAGCTCGAGCCGGCCCGACTCCTCGGCCCCGGCGATCGCGGCCGACCCCCACAGCACTGCGGCGATCGTGAACAGCAGAAAGCCCATCAGACCGAAGAACGTGCTCTGCGCGTAGCCCGCCCCGGTGGCGATCTGGTCGTAGCCGATCGTGTCGACGAGCTGCTTCGGCAGCGCCTTGATGACGCTGTCGAGCTGCCCGTTCGCCCCGAAGCTCGGGTACAGCGGCAGGTACAGGAAGAGCACGGCAGCGATGCCGAGGCTCCAGCCGATCAGACCGCGCCACGACTCGCGGATGCTGCGCCGGAACACCGGCAGCACGGCGCTCATCGTGCACCTCCCTCGTGGTCAGCGGCCGGGCCGTACAGGCGCAGCACGCTCTCCTCCAGATCGGGCTCCTCGATCGTCAGGTCGCGCACGGTCTGCTGCGCGAGCGCCTTCACGAACGGGTCGATCCCGCCCTCGACGGTCGCGGCCAGCTGCAGCGCCTCACCCTGCGCGGTCACCTCGAGCTCTGTCACGCCCGGGATGCCCGTGAAGCGGCGACGCAGGGCATCCGGATCCTGCGCGTCGAGCGCGACCCGCACGCGCCGCACCGATCCGAGACGCAGCGACGCGACGTCGCCCTGGGCGACGATGCGCCCGGCGGCGAGCACGGCCACCTCGTCGGCGGTCTGCTGGATCTCGCTGAGCACGTGCGAGCTGAGCAGCACGGTCTGCCCGGCATCGCGCGCCTCGCGCACCATGGCGAGGAACTCGCGCTGCACGAGCGGGTCGAGTCCGCTGGTCGGCTCGTCGAGGATCAGCAGCTCGGGGCGGTGCATGAACGCCTGGATCAGTCCGACCTTCTGCTTGTTGCCCTTCGACAGGCTGCGCACCGGCCGCGAGAGATCGACGCCGAGGCGCTCGGCCAGCTCGGCCGTGTATCCCCTGGAGACCGGGCCGGAGGTCTCGGAGTAGAAGGACAGCATCCGGTGCCCCGTCACCCGCCCCTCGAGACGCAGCTCGCCCGGCACGAAGCCGATGCGCCGGCGCAGGCGGGCACCGCCGTGCCGTGGGTCCTCTCCGAGCACGCGCACCTGGCCCGAGGTGGGCCGGATGATGTCGACGAGGGTACGCAGGGTGGTGGTCTTGCCGGCGCCGTTCGGC is a window of Microbacterium esteraromaticum DNA encoding:
- a CDS encoding ABC transporter permease subunit; translated protein: MSAVLPVFRRSIRESWRGLIGWSLGIAAVLFLYLPLYPSFGANGQLDSVIKALPKQLVDTIGYDQIATGAGYAQSTFFGLMGFLLFTIAAVLWGSAAIAGAEESGRLELDLAHGIGRAQYAAESALAVLVRLLWLGAFSGAVVLALNGPAELGIHPPHIAGASLALTGLAFLSAMAGLLAGALTGRKAWATGVAAAVAVLGYVFQAVAKQSDDLEWLNALSPYAWVYQQPPLKDGVEVGGLLLMWGIAIVLALASALALSRRDLRG
- a CDS encoding ABC transporter ATP-binding protein is translated as MSSAIDITGLHKRFGPRTAVHDLDLHVRPGTIYGLIGPNGAGKTTTLRTLVDIIRPTSGQVRVLGEDPRHGGARLRRRIGFVPGELRLEGRVTGHRMLSFYSETSGPVSRGYTAELAERLGVDLSRPVRSLSKGNKQKVGLIQAFMHRPELLILDEPTSGLDPLVQREFLAMVREARDAGQTVLLSSHVLSEIQQTADEVAVLAAGRIVAQGDVASLRLGSVRRVRVALDAQDPDALRRRFTGIPGVTELEVTAQGEALQLAATVEGGIDPFVKALAQQTVRDLTIEEPDLEESVLRLYGPAADHEGGAR